In Quercus lobata isolate SW786 chromosome 12, ValleyOak3.0 Primary Assembly, whole genome shotgun sequence, a genomic segment contains:
- the LOC115972598 gene encoding APO protein 3, mitochondrial-like: protein MLCGRIRNVVNLLDMITERSAENFIGINRHFYGWYSTGSSHVELPMKRKKSERKPLVTSVNELKREARLRRKEKQMVQENTLRPPENGLLVKGLVPVAHEVYAARAKLNACVSRIVKSIAIFSCSLCGEVHVGDPPHRIRTCDVAGSLKNKEHTWERGGVEHILPLVESFHLYDWVGRAVSHNEQLQVDRIPAIVELCVQAGFDIPEYPTRRRTFPIYSLVGKIIDFERRFPKEDTPGKDINTYGFWDKKKKSSEEDKFFDLHSNDVQAIAVQGMEAWERMRSGASKLMKKYAVQTCGYCSEIQVGPKGHKVRNCQAFKHQMRDGQHAWQEATVDDLIPLVYVWHVRDRHSGEPLVNGLKRYYGMLPAVVELFAQAGAYVGDHYAGVMREDVAVPELDELKWVV from the exons ATGTTGTGTGGACGTATTAGAAACGTGGTAAACTTGCTTGATATGATCACAGAAAGATCTGCTGAAAACTTTATAGGGATAAACAGGCATTTCTATGGTTGGTATTCAACTGGCTCTTCTCATGTGGAGCTACCAATGAAGCGTAAGAAGTCTGAGAGGAAGCCATTGGTGACAAGTGTTAATGAACTCAAGCGGGAGGCTAGGTTGAGGAGGAAAGAGAAGCAGATGGTGCAGGAGAACACTCTGCGGCCTCCTGAAAATGGACTGTTGGTCAAGGGATTAGTTCCAGTTGCTCATGAAGTGTATGCTGCCAGAGCCAAGCTTAATGCTTGTGTCTCGAGGATTGTTAAGAGCATTGCTATTTTTTCTTGCAG CTTGTGTGGAGAGGTTCATGTTGGTGATCCACCGCACAGAATTAGGACATGTGATGTTGCTGGTAGCCTGAAAAACAAAGAGCACACTTGGGAAAGAGGAGGTGTGGAGCATATTTTGCCTCTTGTAGAATCATTTCATCTATATGACTGGGTAGGGAGAGCTGTTTCTCATAATGAGCAGCTCCAAGTGGATCGAATTCCAGCAATTGTAGAATTGTGTGTTCAAGCAGGTTTCGACATACCCGAGTACCCTACAAGGAGAAGGACCTTCCCTATTTACAGTCTTGTGGGTAAAATTATAGATTTTGAGCGGAGATTTCCCAAAGAGGACACACCTGGTAAAGATATTAACACATATGGGTTTTGGGATAAGAAAAAGAAGTCGAGTGAAGAAGACAAGTTTTTTGACTTGCATTCCAATGATGTACAAG CTATTGCCGTTCAAGGCATGGAGGCATGGGAAAGAATGCGTTCAGGAGCATCAAAACTTATGAAGAAGTATGCTGTCCAAACTTGTGGATATTGTTCAGAGATACAAGTAGGGCCTAAGGGTCACAAGGTAAGGAATTGCCAAGCTTTTAAACACCAGATGAGGGATGGGCAACATGCTTGGCAGGAGGCAACAGTTGATGATTTAATTCCTCTAGTGTATGTGTGGCATGTTCGAGATAGGCATAGTGGTGAGCCACTTGTAAATGGTTTGAAGAGGTACTATGGTATGTTGCCTGCAGTGGTGGAACTATTTGCTCAAGCTGGGGCATATGTGGGTGATCATTATGCAGGTGTCATGAGAGAAGATGTTGCAGTTCCTGAATTAGATGAACTAAAGTGGGTTGTATAA
- the LOC115972597 gene encoding zinc finger BED domain-containing protein RICESLEEPER 2-like, protein MRCCAHILNLIVRDGLKEINASIARVREAVRYVKSSPNRNQTFRSIMERLGIESKCLLSLDVPTRWNSTYLMLDTVEKFEKVFLRMDFKDDSYSSYFFNKENSGGLESPYGVDFQNCRTFVDFLKLFYNATKKFSGSLYVTLNTFFDEMFVIQENIAHLIKSQNHLLKNMATKMEAKFEKYWGKGDKINKLLYVAVVLYPRKKMRFLKYSFSEIYEDEVANEMVDLVGNFMARLYDDYSRVDSPNVVLPSENERTHMEGDTVGCSDPYAMVNSRYERFLEAEKSIGCSNKIEKYLIENCKSRGDVKFEILGWWKANSDRYQVLSKMARDVLAIPVSTVASESAFSTGGCILDPFRSSLSPLMVQNLVCAQNWLQAHVPISFRKSKDEMEVLEDEFHELVLNQATTTASSSSCSNKGGTCTTVNIDK, encoded by the exons ATGAGATGTTGTGCACATATCTTAAATCTGATTGTGAGAGATGGTTTGAAAGAAATTAATGCATCCATTGCTAGGGTGCGTGAAGCGGTAAGGTATGTGAAGTCCTCAccaaatagaaatcaaacttttaGGAGTATTATGGAGAGATTAGGTATTGAATCCAAGTGTTTACTAAGTCTTGATGTACCTACTAGGTGGAACTCTACCTATCTCATGTTAGATACtgttgaaaaatttgagaaagtgtTCCTAAGAATGGACTTTAAGGATGATAGCTATTCTTCATACTTTTTTAACAAGGAAAATAGTGGTGGTTTGGAATCTCCTTATGGggttgattttcaaaattgtaggACATTTGTGGatttcttgaaacttttttacaatGCAACAAAAAAGTTCTCCGGTTCTTTGTATGTGACTTTAAATACCTTCTTTGATGAGATGTTTGTGATTCAAGAGAATATTGCTCATttaattaaatctcaaaatcatctcttgAAAAACATGGCAACTAAAATGGAAGCTAAATTTGAAAAGTACTGGGGGAAAGGGGATAAAATTAATAAGCTTTTGTATGTGGCTGTGGTTCTTTATCCAAGGAAGAAAATGAGGTTTTTGAAGTActctttttctgaaatttatgAGGATGAAGTGGCTAATGAGATGGTTGACTTAGTAGGGAATTTCATGGCTAGGTTGTATGATGATTACTCTAGGGTTGATTCACCAAATGTGGTGCTACCAAGTGAGAATGAGAGGACACACATGGAAGGTGATACAGTTGGTTGTAGTGATCCATATGCAATGGTTAATTCACGATACGAGCGGTTTTTAGAGGCTGAGAAGTCTATAGGGTGTAGCAAtaagattgaaaaatatttgattgaaaattGTAAGAGTAGAGGGGAtgtgaaatttgagattttgggGTGGTGGAAAGCCAATTCAGATAGGTACCAAGTGCTGTCCAAAATGGCTAGGGATGTGCTGGCTATACCTGTTTCTACGGTTGCTTCTGAATCGGCTTTTAGTACCGGAGGGTGCATACTTGATCCATTTCGAAGTTCACTCTCCCCTCTCATGGTTCAAAATCTTGTTTGTGCTCAAAATTGGCTGCAAGCCCATGTCCCAATTTCTTTTCGCAAGTCAAAGGACGAGATGGAGGTCTTGGAGGATGAATTTCATGAATTAG ttttaaatcaagcaacaacaacagcaagTTCTAGTTCCTGTTCAAACAAAGGTGGTACTTGTACCACAGTTAATATTGATAAATGA